One Thermococcus eurythermalis DNA segment encodes these proteins:
- the rplM gene encoding 50S ribosomal protein L13 — protein sequence MRIINAEGLILGRLASKVAKMLLEGEEVVIVNAEKAVITGNREDIFAKYKQRTELRTRTNPRRGPFYPKRSDEIVRRTVRGMLPWKTDRGRKAFKRLKVYVGVPKEFEGKELETISEAHMSRLATPKYVTVGEVAKFLGGKF from the coding sequence ATGAGGATTATTAACGCTGAAGGACTCATACTCGGAAGGCTCGCCTCGAAGGTTGCCAAGATGCTCCTCGAGGGCGAAGAGGTCGTCATAGTCAACGCCGAGAAGGCCGTCATCACCGGAAACCGTGAGGACATCTTCGCCAAGTACAAGCAGAGGACCGAGCTCAGAACCAGGACCAACCCGAGGAGGGGTCCGTTCTACCCGAAGAGGAGCGACGAGATAGTCAGGAGAACCGTCAGGGGCATGCTCCCCTGGAAGACCGACCGCGGAAGGAAGGCCTTCAAGAGGCTTAAGGTCTACGTCGGCGTTCCCAAGGAGTTCGAGGGCAAGGAGCTTGAGACCATAAGCGAGGCCCACATGTCGAGGCTTGCCACGCCGAAGTACGTCACCGTTGGTGAAGTGGCTAAGTTCCTCGGTGGAAAGTTCTGA
- a CDS encoding DNA-directed RNA polymerase subunit K, protein MFQYTRFEKARIIGARALQIAMGAPVLIDVPEGITPLQAALMEFEKGIIPLTVIRPS, encoded by the coding sequence ATGTTCCAGTACACCCGCTTTGAGAAGGCCCGTATCATCGGTGCGAGAGCGCTGCAGATAGCCATGGGAGCTCCCGTGCTGATAGACGTTCCCGAGGGAATAACTCCCCTCCAGGCGGCCCTCATGGAGTTTGAGAAGGGAATAATCCCGCTCACCGTAATAAGGCCGAGCTGA
- a CDS encoding 30S ribosomal protein S9: MRVIQTAGKRKTAIARATIREGKGRVRINHKPVEIIEPEIARFTIMEPLILAGEEIVGKVDIDVKVEGGGFMGQAEAARVAIARALVEWTNDMNLKEKFMKYDRTMLVGDSRRTEPHKPNRSTKGPRAKRQKSYR; the protein is encoded by the coding sequence ATGAGGGTCATCCAGACTGCTGGAAAGAGGAAAACCGCTATAGCGAGGGCCACCATAAGGGAAGGAAAGGGAAGGGTGAGAATCAACCACAAGCCCGTCGAGATAATCGAGCCCGAGATAGCGCGCTTCACCATCATGGAGCCGCTCATCCTTGCTGGTGAGGAGATTGTGGGCAAGGTTGACATCGACGTCAAGGTCGAGGGCGGAGGCTTCATGGGCCAGGCCGAGGCCGCGCGCGTCGCCATAGCCAGGGCCCTCGTTGAGTGGACCAACGACATGAACCTGAAGGAAAAGTTTATGAAGTACGACAGGACTATGCTCGTTGGCGACAGCAGGAGGACCGAGCCCCACAAGCCCAATCGCTCCACCAAGGGCCCAAGGGCCAAGAGGCAGAAGTCCTACCGTTGA
- a CDS encoding DNA-directed RNA polymerase subunit N — MIVPVRCFTCGKVLADKYYEFKKRVEAGEDPAKVLDDLGVERYCCRRTLLSHVELIDQVMVYRVY, encoded by the coding sequence ATGATAGTCCCCGTCAGGTGCTTCACCTGCGGAAAGGTGCTGGCCGACAAGTACTACGAGTTCAAGAAGAGGGTTGAGGCTGGGGAAGACCCCGCCAAGGTCCTCGACGACCTCGGCGTCGAGAGGTACTGCTGCAGGAGAACGCTCCTCAGCCACGTGGAGCTCATCGACCAGGTAATGGTGTATAGAGTCTACTAA
- a CDS encoding 30S ribosomal protein S4, giving the protein MGDPKRQRKKYETPSHPWIKERLDRERVLKRKYALKNKKELWRHETQLKEFRRRARRLLAARGKQAEIERQQLLQRLHRLGLLPADAVLDDVLSLTVEDVLERRLQTIVYKKGLARTIKQARQLIVHGHIEVNGQIIRSPGYLVLREEEDTITYAKNSPFAKESHPERVVIEQAKQGGEA; this is encoded by the coding sequence ATGGGAGACCCGAAGAGGCAGAGAAAGAAGTATGAGACTCCCTCTCACCCGTGGATTAAGGAGAGGCTTGACCGCGAGAGGGTTCTGAAGAGGAAGTACGCCCTCAAGAACAAGAAGGAGCTCTGGCGCCACGAGACCCAGCTCAAGGAGTTCAGGCGTAGGGCGAGGCGCCTTCTCGCCGCCCGCGGTAAGCAGGCCGAAATCGAGAGGCAGCAGCTCCTCCAGAGGCTCCACAGGCTCGGCCTTCTCCCGGCCGACGCCGTTCTTGATGACGTTCTCTCACTCACCGTCGAGGACGTCCTTGAGAGGCGCCTCCAGACCATCGTCTACAAGAAGGGGCTCGCCAGGACCATCAAGCAGGCCAGGCAGCTCATAGTCCACGGCCACATCGAGGTCAACGGCCAGATAATCCGCTCACCTGGCTACCTCGTCCTCCGCGAGGAGGAGGACACGATAACCTACGCTAAGAACTCACCCTTCGCTAAGGAGTCCCACCCGGAGAGGGTTGTTATTGAACAGGCCAAGCAGGGTGGTGAGGCATGA
- a CDS encoding 30S ribosomal protein S11, with the protein MSEEQTQQVSLKKKEKWGVAHIYSSYNNTIIHITDITGAETVSRWSGGMVVKADRDEPSPYAAMIAARRAAEEAMEKGFVGVHIKVRAPGGSKSKSPGPGAQAAIRALARAGLKIGRVEDVTPIPHDGTRPKGGRRGRRV; encoded by the coding sequence ATGAGCGAGGAGCAGACCCAGCAGGTTAGCCTTAAGAAGAAGGAGAAGTGGGGAGTTGCCCACATTTACTCCTCTTACAACAACACCATCATCCACATCACCGACATAACCGGCGCGGAAACCGTCTCCCGCTGGAGCGGTGGTATGGTCGTCAAGGCCGACAGGGACGAGCCCTCTCCCTACGCGGCTATGATTGCCGCCAGGAGGGCCGCCGAGGAGGCCATGGAGAAGGGCTTCGTTGGAGTCCACATCAAGGTCCGCGCCCCCGGAGGAAGCAAGAGCAAGAGCCCCGGTCCGGGTGCCCAGGCCGCCATTAGGGCCCTCGCCAGGGCTGGCCTTAAGATTGGGCGCGTCGAGGACGTCACGCCCATACCGCACGACGGAACCAGGCCCAAGGGCGGTAGGCGCGGAAGGCGCGTCTGA
- a CDS encoding 30S ribosomal protein S13, whose protein sequence is MTENFRHIVRVAGVDLDGHKQLRWALTGIKGIGINFATMVLRVAGLDPYMKAGYLTDEQVKLIEKILEDPVAHGIPAWAVNRPKDYETGKDMHLITAKLVMAWREDVNRLRRIRAYRGIRHELGLPVRGQRTRSNFRHGTTVGVSRRKK, encoded by the coding sequence ATGACCGAGAACTTCAGGCACATAGTCCGCGTTGCGGGCGTTGATTTGGATGGACACAAGCAGTTGAGATGGGCACTGACAGGGATTAAGGGAATAGGGATAAACTTCGCAACGATGGTGCTCAGGGTTGCAGGACTCGACCCCTACATGAAGGCCGGATACCTCACCGACGAGCAGGTCAAGCTGATCGAGAAGATACTTGAGGATCCCGTTGCCCACGGAATCCCGGCTTGGGCCGTCAACAGGCCGAAGGACTACGAGACCGGTAAGGACATGCACCTCATTACCGCCAAGCTCGTTATGGCCTGGCGTGAGGACGTCAACAGGCTCAGGCGCATCAGGGCTTACCGCGGTATAAGGCACGAGCTCGGACTGCCGGTTCGCGGTCAGAGAACCAGGTCGAACTTCAGGCACGGAACTACGGTCGGTGTTAGCAGGAGGAAGAAGTGA
- a CDS encoding ABC transporter permease: MRALVKHELQEPTKLSVLLLFSVLISAAYKAFLIGYKSSFSSTYPHFHLHRVFVEMGHSNMTFYLFATLMASSIVGISTRTERDTGVALSIYALPYSRKAILTAKFFSNFLLIFVYSLALHVVVFVLHFSGTLEGVLNALREGIPFVIIFYIIVTFYVVSLSSFVAISSPNTYVAIMVSFLALYFPVLANIKWLMPALTEWWEAGLSTYATSFKTLIFLSTVLFIAYIIIGERRDVR, from the coding sequence ATGAGAGCGCTCGTTAAGCATGAACTCCAGGAGCCCACTAAACTCTCAGTCCTCCTCCTTTTTAGCGTCCTTATCTCAGCCGCATATAAAGCATTTCTCATTGGTTACAAGAGTAGCTTCTCCTCCACTTATCCTCACTTCCACTTACACAGGGTTTTCGTGGAAATGGGCCACTCTAATATGACCTTTTACCTTTTTGCAACTCTTATGGCCTCATCTATTGTAGGAATATCCACGAGAACTGAGAGGGACACTGGAGTTGCACTGAGCATCTATGCCCTCCCGTATTCAAGGAAGGCCATTTTGACGGCCAAGTTCTTTTCGAATTTCCTCCTGATTTTTGTGTATTCTCTGGCACTTCATGTTGTTGTGTTTGTCCTTCACTTCTCCGGGACTCTTGAAGGTGTCTTGAATGCCTTGCGTGAAGGTATTCCTTTTGTAATCATCTTCTACATCATCGTTACGTTCTATGTCGTGTCACTGTCATCTTTCGTCGCCATTTCATCTCCAAACACATACGTGGCAATCATGGTATCATTTTTGGCCCTATATTTCCCTGTTCTGGCTAACATTAAATGGCTGATGCCAGCCCTCACTGAATGGTGGGAAGCAGGGCTTAGCACCTATGCAACGTCCTTCAAGACCCTGATTTTTCTCTCCACCGTGCTTTTCATTGCCTATATCATCATAGGGGAGCGGAGGGATGTTAGATGA
- a CDS encoding 50S ribosomal protein L18e, protein MVKRTGPTDINLRRLIRALRKKSNEEGVKIWKDIAWRLERPRRQRAEVNVSKINRYTKEGDTVIVPGSVLGAGRLEHKVTVAAWKFSETARKKIVEAGGEAITIEELMERNPKGSGVIIME, encoded by the coding sequence ATGGTCAAGAGAACCGGTCCTACTGACATCAACCTGAGAAGGCTCATTCGGGCACTCAGGAAGAAGTCGAACGAGGAAGGAGTTAAGATTTGGAAGGACATCGCCTGGCGCCTTGAGAGGCCGAGGAGGCAGAGGGCCGAAGTTAACGTCAGCAAGATAAACCGCTACACCAAAGAGGGCGACACCGTCATCGTTCCGGGAAGCGTCCTCGGTGCAGGAAGGCTTGAGCACAAGGTCACCGTTGCCGCCTGGAAGTTCAGCGAGACCGCCAGGAAGAAGATTGTCGAGGCCGGTGGCGAGGCCATCACCATCGAGGAGCTTATGGAGAGAAACCCGAAGGGTAGTGGAGTAATCATAATGGAGTGA
- a CDS encoding DNA-directed RNA polymerase subunit D has protein sequence MEPKFEILEKREDSIKFIVRGIDVAFANALRRTILAEVPTFAVDEVEFFENDSALFDEIIAHRLAMVPLTTPVERFSLDSLELDDYTVTLSLEIEGPGMVYSGDLKSSDEGVKPANPNIPIVKLAEGQRLTLNAYARLGRGKDHAKWQPGFVYYKYLTKIHVSKEVPDWGELKELAERRGLPVEETEDELVITTTKAFYLPRKFEAYEGDKIREEIVPGAFVFTVETNGELPVEEIVSIALKILMRKSDRFINELHKLAD, from the coding sequence ATGGAGCCGAAGTTTGAAATTCTTGAAAAGAGGGAGGACTCGATAAAGTTCATCGTCAGAGGCATAGATGTTGCCTTCGCCAACGCCCTCAGGAGGACTATTTTGGCGGAGGTTCCGACCTTTGCGGTTGACGAGGTCGAGTTCTTTGAGAACGATTCCGCCCTTTTCGACGAGATAATCGCCCACAGGCTGGCTATGGTTCCGCTCACAACGCCCGTCGAGAGGTTTTCGCTCGATTCGCTTGAACTTGACGACTACACTGTCACGCTCTCCCTCGAAATTGAGGGGCCGGGTATGGTCTACTCCGGCGACCTTAAGAGCAGTGACGAGGGGGTAAAGCCCGCGAACCCGAACATACCGATAGTCAAGCTTGCTGAGGGGCAGCGGCTTACGCTCAACGCCTACGCCAGACTCGGCCGCGGTAAGGACCATGCCAAGTGGCAGCCGGGCTTTGTCTACTACAAGTACCTCACGAAAATCCACGTCAGCAAGGAAGTTCCCGACTGGGGGGAGCTCAAGGAGCTCGCAGAGAGGCGCGGCCTTCCCGTTGAAGAGACCGAGGACGAGCTGGTCATAACCACCACGAAGGCTTTCTATCTGCCGAGGAAGTTCGAGGCCTACGAGGGCGACAAGATCCGCGAAGAGATAGTGCCCGGGGCATTTGTCTTTACGGTGGAGACAAACGGAGAACTCCCCGTTGAGGAAATCGTTAGCATAGCGCTCAAGATACTCATGAGGAAGAGCGATAGATTTATAAACGAACTCCATAAATTAGCCGACTGA
- a CDS encoding class I SAM-dependent methyltransferase, whose protein sequence is MSHYYSEEPNVPLKTKTIEVCLRGYCFKFITASGVFSFGKLDRGTELLIENMVLDRNWRVLDLGCGYGAIGIVASRFVDYVVMTDVNRRAVSIARKNLKINGVRNAEVRWGSLYEPVKGEKFEAIITNPPVHAGKDVLREIVINAPRHLNDGGLLQLVIKTKQGAKYIKALMEETFTEVRELAKGSGYRVYAGIA, encoded by the coding sequence ATGAGCCACTACTACTCTGAGGAGCCGAACGTCCCTCTGAAGACGAAGACCATAGAGGTCTGCCTTAGGGGTTACTGCTTCAAGTTCATCACGGCGAGCGGTGTCTTCTCCTTCGGGAAGCTCGACAGGGGCACGGAACTTCTCATAGAGAACATGGTTCTCGATAGGAACTGGCGCGTTCTGGATTTAGGCTGTGGATACGGGGCGATTGGCATAGTTGCATCTCGCTTCGTGGACTACGTTGTGATGACCGACGTGAACAGGCGCGCGGTTAGCATAGCGAGGAAAAACTTAAAAATCAACGGCGTTAGAAACGCCGAAGTTAGATGGGGCAGTCTCTACGAGCCCGTTAAAGGCGAGAAATTTGAGGCAATCATCACCAATCCCCCCGTGCACGCGGGAAAGGATGTGCTGAGGGAAATAGTTATAAACGCTCCCCGGCATCTCAACGATGGTGGCCTCCTGCAACTGGTGATTAAGACGAAGCAGGGGGCAAAGTATATTAAGGCCCTCATGGAGGAGACCTTCACCGAAGTGAGAGAACTCGCCAAGGGGAGCGGTTACCGCGTGTACGCCGGGATTGCCTAG
- a CDS encoding ABC transporter ATP-binding protein — protein sequence MIIEAKNLQKRFGPIVALDDVNIKVLKGLTLLLGPNGGGKSTFMKLALGLYKPTRGEIKLLGRNPWKDANVRKNVGASFDPPALPKFVSGREWLSFLAEGKGVDAEEEIAKVSEMFNLEAFLNRRIDRYSSGMLKRLSIAQAFIGNPRVVFLDEPLANIDFDSVAQIVSVIAQEKEKGTSFVVISHIWEPLLPLADYAVVLSAGRVYLAGRVGDVKEGLENLFKSSNFSIRHFSKSPGSDL from the coding sequence ATGATAATTGAAGCAAAAAACCTCCAGAAAAGGTTCGGCCCAATCGTAGCTCTCGATGATGTGAATATTAAAGTCCTCAAGGGCCTAACCCTGCTCTTGGGGCCCAATGGGGGAGGGAAATCAACGTTCATGAAGCTTGCCCTGGGTCTTTACAAACCGACCAGGGGAGAGATAAAGCTCCTAGGAAGGAACCCGTGGAAAGACGCGAACGTACGAAAAAATGTGGGCGCCTCTTTTGATCCTCCCGCACTCCCAAAGTTTGTGAGCGGCAGGGAGTGGCTGTCTTTTCTTGCGGAGGGCAAAGGCGTTGATGCCGAAGAAGAGATAGCCAAAGTCTCTGAAATGTTCAATCTGGAAGCCTTCCTGAACAGGAGGATAGATAGGTACTCCTCAGGGATGCTCAAGCGTCTGAGCATAGCCCAGGCCTTTATCGGAAATCCCAGGGTGGTTTTTCTCGACGAACCTCTGGCCAACATAGACTTTGACAGTGTTGCGCAGATTGTCTCAGTTATCGCCCAAGAAAAGGAAAAAGGGACGAGCTTCGTGGTAATTTCCCATATATGGGAGCCCCTGCTGCCACTGGCGGATTACGCGGTGGTGCTAAGCGCGGGCAGGGTTTATCTAGCAGGAAGGGTGGGGGATGTGAAAGAAGGTTTGGAAAACCTATTTAAATCTAGCAACTTCTCTATTAGGCATTTCTCGAAATCACCCGGTTCGGATCTTTAG